In Gigantopelta aegis isolate Gae_Host chromosome 14, Gae_host_genome, whole genome shotgun sequence, the following proteins share a genomic window:
- the LOC121388031 gene encoding uncharacterized protein LOC121388031, whose protein sequence is MCYQQWLLIRENPESFNTLYVTSKNSCAIKLKFVTSDKKIHAINSFGVSGDKTWAQSLFHLSKSSWNTFDASPQRMFHTTMNAKYQTVVAFDIEGSMAPPSTKDITATWYVKNFSNVTPFFENDASGAFVTGDLDSLVAKIQGGSAIPSLPTVFVSEDLKQVAGGGIDHLGQTFTSTYASLKSQPYWFLYRSTSSGSKYVLRWNVGEGSYRSKKLISLPNTWCIDDCWIKIFTVDQLGKGVHGSTTQLARALLSGHRLRVYVVGVAANTKTIYIHNETITACLQDMMEPIGVDNLDPSGTAERVMTSSSGQIQIRVYTFETDAIKKDTQVQKKIDWFVDTREWIQVLSVTGDGQTLSGSVADLREKVLMGASVRIIVEFTDGVCQIMDADHLEVSSAGHMAAEIIYNTNVEFGENYNIAFAAASSHHLWSAIITTEGQFNKYLYTYKKTSGQHKTVSHVDRFTWFIQM, encoded by the coding sequence ATGTGTTATCAACAATGGCTACTCATTCGCGAAAATCCTGAAAGTTTTAATACACTATACGTGACTTCAAAGAATTCCTGTGCGATAAAATTGAAATTCGTAACCAGCGACAAGAAAATACACGCAATAAACAGTTTCGGTGTTTCGGGTGACAAGACCTGGGCTCAGTCGTTGTTTCACCTCAGTAAGTCATCTTGGAATACGTTTGATGCCAGTCCTCAAAGAATGTTTCACACTACCATGAACGCGAAATATCAAACTGTGGTCGCATTTGACATAGAGGGATCAATGGCGCCGCCCTCTACAAAAGATATCACAGCCACGTGGTACGTGAAAAACTTCTCAAATGTGACGCCATTCTTTGAAAATGACGCCAGTGGAGCATTCGTCACGGGTGATCTGGACTCGCTTGTTGCAAAAATCCAAGGAGGCTCTGCCATACCATCTCTTCCAACTGTGTTTGTAAGTGAGGACTTAAAACAGGTAGCTGGGGGTGGTATTGACCACCTAGGTCAGACCTTCACATCAACATATGCATCGCTTAAATCGCAGCCATACTGGTTTCTGTACAGATCCACTAGTAGCGGCTCGAAGTATGTTCTTCGCTGGAATGTTGGGGAAGGAAGTTACAGGTCAAAAAAGTTAATCTCTTTGCCAAACACTTGGTGCATCGATGATTGCTGGATTAAGATATTCACTGTAGATCAGCTTGGCAAAGGAGTCCACGGCTCTACCACCCAATTGGCTCGTGCTCTTCTTAGTGGTCACCGACTTAGAGTCTATGTAGTGGGAGTCGCTGCTAATACCAAAACTATCTACATTCATAATGAGACCATCACGGCATGTTTACAAGACATGATGGAACCCATTGGCGTCGATAACCTCGATCCATCTGGAACGGCTGAAAGGGTAATGACATCGTCCAGTGGTCAAATCCAGATTCGCGTGTACACATTTGAAACGGATGCGATTAAAAAAGATACACAGGTTCAGAAAAAGATAGACTGGTTTGTGGACACGCGTGAATGGATCCAGGTTCTCTCTGTGACAGGCGATGGGCAGACTCTGAGTGGATCAGTTGCAGACCTGCGCGAGAAGGTTCTGATGGGTGCCTCGGTCCGTATAATCGTGGAGTTCACTGATGGAGTGTGTCAAATAATGGATGCTGATCACCTGGAAGTGTCGTCTGCTGGTCACATGGCTGCTGAAATCATCTACAACACCAACGTCGAGTTCGGAGAGAATTACAACATCGCCTTTGCCGCTGCATCGTCTCACCATTTGTGGTCAGCGATCATAACAACAGAGGGACAGTTTAACAAGTATCTGTACACGTACAAGAAAACTAGCGGTCAGCATAAGACTGTGTCACATGTTGATCGATTCACCTGGTTTATTCAGATGTGA